A stretch of Komagataella phaffii GS115 chromosome 2, complete sequence DNA encodes these proteins:
- a CDS encoding Involved in exosome mediated 3' to 5' mRNA degradation & translation inhibition of non-poly(A) mRNAs, which translates to MSVKKHLKAAKNALVSNDPDSCIEYAEEVLNLEQDNYFANIFLGKAYHLRSDALNATKYYKTCCEIDPMNELGWKGLLLLARESDDYESFLSILKGYAEIKTKKNESLQEIAKEVEIYLKKFEKNQDLCIAVLDSTTSFGFLGRLVGNPIIPEERSLILIIDKLKHKEEGVIATNIKRAKIKTANNIPLEIQNKLNSIKWAVYSKSMLPDYMSRLLEICEDDDLQKKYNHLWLSYQLDVLSCAPNGDAKTGLQRRIFVACEGIVAVKRDVRLAWDIYLNWLDPQNVDDLPLWLLCDYIRLFGMEGLGSILYGFVYSDYSNYSEDKVRKYLTTEETYSEENSEGKRAVHFVDVQNDEELLNQFKSDLTVSTALNDAELMSFYVKSIEKASTSLLACRIVSEFYLSLKEYKFGLMYCRKGINLLTKVLKDYGLSLPHTKESLLLDLASIYTYYDAPKDHPRAFKLYESILQKNPSNPKAKIGKSLIFLQLGEFNKAKELLQTIFDANLEAKAYLGWCEINLGNLEFGRNLLTSCLKDTSLQDEEMKVEIQWRLAHSYLQEVQEVKNLHDRYLVEGNIREAYSNLVVCLKQDATYAPAYTTLGIVYEDYLNDSKRANKCYYKAFELDIRQLESARRLVVNFALEPDWESVRVLAQRVVDSDTSRSILEGAVDPAWPYRSLGCALLEVQEDVKAIACFQSALRLDSKDTESWVGLGQAYLSGGRLEASIKVFNHILNNLDSNWFTSYMLALSLSYGGQFAEGMSILQKLHSTRPKEKCILTALIESFLTKSQDDLSRGFVGRCIEASIISLDFVFQLSEVDIHCYKSWKYLSEAILIFTKVKNSLPSYYVNKISAISKRVAISRSDLCEMGDGLEYRKGLLVEAESATHFDRAISYMVQSAKTAIQVLSQKSSNKLRASLYYNLGLIYYHAFTLTNKLLYLKCSIKPLQRAILIEPLVADYWIALGNCTILKNARVAQHCYIKASSISSINHSVFVNLGALYLIAGDTDLAKISFHRALSMQPNEYLAWEGLALSRNERTPDATSTFSLFAHAMVLSNGKSPLAQLLYGFQVLKKFAMQNKFYGHTITERQEISLACGLMLRYLKLDSENEFALFVTLSLIELTQKFELGVELAKNLFSSLERTYRERGSVSVLYQLTAAKSQQARLYLGSGQYGNAIMAAKMAMDMSEDDVLPRNSHVLKCVLSSRSVIALSYFFNGQLSKALSQLKVCLENSDSYRLVILLAQILHTFGNQDAKTVAMEELFNHIEKRDSSLPITLTMGAIAISEDLEDLLPVVNEDLKSLSFDQLAADSSRNVPQMVHLINRKLDIKENVWQKVAFLFPNDGKTWSKLDNDVALEVFYNSKSSSSSLSRSSVKTGRVINIQRGIFLDPSQEVGYEALVKCIPT; encoded by the coding sequence ATGTCTGTAAAGAAACATCTCAAGGCAGCAAAAAATGCCTTAGTCTCCAATGATCCGGACTCGTGTATAGAATATGCTGAGGAAGTATTGAACTTGGAGCAGGACAACTATTTCGCAAATATTTTTTTGGGAAAAGCTTATCACTTGCGGTCTGATGCATTGAATGCCACTAAATACTACAAGACTTGTTGTGAAATAGATCCCATGAACGAACTAGGATGGAAAGGACTCTTGTTGTTGGCAAGAGAATCAGATGACTATGAGTCATTTCTCAGCATTTTGAAAGGGTACGCTGAAATTAAAACTAAGAAGAACGAATCTTTGCAAGAGATTGCAAAAGAAGTTGAGAtttacttgaaaaaatttgagAAGAACCAAGACTTATGTATTGCTGTTCTTGATAGTACTACTTCATTTGGATTCTTGGGCAGGCTGGTGGGAAACCCAATCAttccagaagaaagatcGTTGATCTTAATAATCGATAAACTTAAGCATAAGGAAGAAGGAGTTATTGCTACAAACATAAAAAGGGCCAAAATAAAGACAGCTAATAATATACCCCTGGAGATTCAGAATAAATTAAACTCTATCAAGTGGGCGGTGTATTCTAAATCCATGCTACCCGATTATATGTCACGATTATTGGAAATTTGTGAGGATGATGACTTgcaaaaaaaatacaatcACCTGTGGTTATCGTACCAGCTCGATGTCCTATCCTGCGCACCCAACGGTGATGCTAAGACTGGTTTGCAGCGAAGGATCTTTGTAGCCTGCGAAGGTATTGTTGCTGTCAAAAGGGATGTTAGGCTGGCTTGGGACATTTATTTGAATTGGCTTGATCCGCAAAATGTCGATGATTTGCCCCTTTGGTTGCTGTGTGATTATATTAGGCTATTTGGTATGGAAGGCTTGGGTTCGATCTTATACGGCTTTGTTTACTCTGATTACTCAAATTATAGCGAGGATAAAGTAAGAAAGTACCTCACGACTGAAGAAACGTATAGCGAAGAAAACAGCGAAGGAAAAAGAGCAGTGCACTTTGTTGATGTgcaaaatgatgaagaactGCTCAACCAGTTCAAATCAGATCTCACTGTATCCACAGCCCTCAACGATGCAGAGCTAATGTCTTTTTACGTTAAAAGCATTGAGAAAGCTTCAACCTCTCTGCTTGCTTGTAGAATCGTAAGTGAATTCTACTTATCGCTGAAGGAGTACAAATTTGGATTAATGTATTGCCGTAAAGGTATCAATCTACTAACTAAAGTATTGAAAGATTATGGTTTGAGTTTACCACATACGAAAGAATCCCTACTATTGGATTTGGCATCTATTTATACGTACTATGATGCTCCAAAAGATCATCCGAGGGCTTTCAAACTCTATGAGTCTATTTTGCAAAAAAATCCTTCCAACCCGAAAGCTAAGATCGGGAAATCGTTaattttccttcaattaGGGGAGTTCAATAAGGCTAAAGAATTACTTCAAACAATCTTCGATGCAAACTTAGAAGCTAAGGCCTATCTTGGCTGGTGCGAAATTAATTTAGGGAATCTCGAATTCGGTAGGAATCTTCTTACTTCTTGTTTAAAGGATACCAGTcttcaagatgaagaaatgaAAGTTGAGATTCAATGGAGGTTGGCTCATTCGTATTTAcaagaagttcaagaagttAAGAATTTACATGATCGATACTTAGTCGAAGGAAACATTAGAGAAGCTTATTCAAACTTGGTTGTGTGTTTAAAGCAGGATGCTACATACGCACCTGCTTACACGACTTTGGGAATAGTTTATGAAGACTATCTTAATGACTCGAAAAGGGCCAATAAGTGCTACTATAAAGCATTTGAGTTAGATATAAGGCAGCTGGAGTCCGCAAGGCGATTAGTGGTTAACTTTGCTTTGGAGCCAGATTGGGAATCTGTACGAGTACTTGCACAGCGAGTGGTTGATTCTGACACCAGCAGAAGTATTTTGGAAGGCGCAGTTGATCCGGCATGGCCGTACCGAAGTCTAGGGTGCGCCTTATTagaagttcaagaagatgtTAAAGCAATTGCCTGTTTTCAGTCTGCCTTAAGGCTCGATTCGAAAGATACTGAGTCCTGGGTTGGATTGGGTCAAGCTTATTTGAGCGGAGGTCGATTGGAAGCTTCTataaaagttttcaatcaTATCTTGAATAATCTAGACTCCAACTGGTTTACCTCGTATATGTTGGCTTTATCCTTATCTTATGGAGGTCAGTTTGCTGAGGGTATGTCAattcttcagaaattgCATTCTACTAGGCCTAAAGAGAAGTGTATTTTAACCGCTTTGATTGAGTCATTCTTGACCAAAAGCCAAGATGACTTATCTAGAGGGTTTGTTGGGCGTTGCATTGAAGCCAGCATAATATCATtggattttgtttttcagCTCTCAGAAGTTGATATTCATTGCTATAAATCTTGGAAATATCTTTCCGAGGCTATTCTCATATTTACTAAGGTTAAAAATTCGTTACCAAGCTACTATGTGAACAAGATTTCTGCTATTTCGAAAAGAGTTGCCATTTCAAGAAGTGATCTCTGTGAAATGGGCGATGGTTTGGAGTATAGGAAAGGACTCTTAGTTGAAGCAGAAAGTGCAACACATTTTGACCGAGCAATATCCTACATGGTTCAAAGTGCGAAGACCGCAATTCAGGTTCTTTCACAAAAATCCTCAAATAAGTTGAGAGCTTCCTTATATTACAATCTGGGGTTAATATATTATCACGCTTTCACATTGACGAATAAGCTCCTCTATTTGAAATGTTCGATTAAGCCTCTACAGAGAGCAATCCTGATTGAACCATTGGTGGCAGATTATTGGATAGCTCTCGGAAATTGTACTATTCTCAAGAACGCTCGAGTTGCCCAGCACTGCTATATTAAGGCGTCatcaatatcctcaatTAATCACTCCGTGTTTGTTAATTTGGGAGCACTATATTTAATCGCGGGCGACACTGATTTAGCCAAAATTTCGTTTCATAGAGCCTTAAGTATGCAACCGAACGAATATTTGGCTTGGGAAGGCCTGGCCCTATCAAGAAATGAACGTACCCCAGATGCAACTAGTACGTTTAGCCTTTTCGCACATGCCATGGTGCTCTCCAATGGAAAGTCGCCCCTTGCACAACTCTTGTACggatttcaagttttgaagaaatttgCAATGCAAAACAAATTTTACGGACACACTATTACTGAAAGGCAGGAGATCAGTTTGGCTTGCGGCCTCATGTTGAGGTACCTCAAATTAGATTCAGAGAACGAGTTTGCGTTATTCGTGACATTAAGTTTAATCGAACTCactcaaaagtttgaactTGGTGTAGAATTAGCGAAAAACTTGTTCAGTTCACTAGAAAGAACTTACAGAGAAAGAGGGAGTGTAAGTGTATTGTATCAACTTACAGCAGCCAAATCACAACAGGCAAGACTTTACTTGGGGTCCGGACAGTACGGCAATGCGATTATGGCTGCAAAGATGGCGATGGATATGTCGGAAGACGATGTTCTACCTCGAAATTCACATGTCTTGAAATGCGTCTTATCATCTAGATCAGTGATAGCGCTTTCttatttcttcaatggccAGCTTTCAAAAGCACTGTCTCAACTGAAAGTTTGTCTCGAAAATTCGGATTCCTATAGATTGGTCATCTTGCTTGCACAAATCCTTCACACTTTTGGGAACCAGGATGCAAAGACAGTAGCAATGGAAGAATTATTTAACCATATCGAGAAACGAGATTCTTCCTTACCAATTACCCTAACTATGGGTGCTATTGCTATTAGTGAGgatcttgaagatttaCTTCCTGTGGTAAATGAGGACCTTAAATCACTATCCTTTGATCAATTAGCTGCAGACAGCTCCAGAAATGTACCACAAATGGTCCATTTAATCAACCGTAAACTGGACATTAAAGAGAATGTATGGCAGAAAGTTGCATTTCTATTCCCAAATGATGGCAAAACCTGGTCCAAATTGGATAATGACGTTGCACTTGAAGTCTTTTATaattcaaaatcttcgaGTTCTTCTCTCAGTAGGTCTTCTGTTAAAACGGGAAGGGTTATCAATATCCAAAGGGGTATATTCTTAGATCCCTCACAAGAAGTAGGTTACGAGGCATTAGTTAAATGCATTCCGACATAA
- a CDS encoding RNA polymerase subunit ABC23, common to RNA polymerases I, II, and III has protein sequence MSEDEAFNEQTENFENFEDEHFSDDNFEDRSTQPEDYAVGVTADGRQIINGDGIQEVNGTIKAHRKRSNKELAILKEERTTTPYLTKYERARILGTRALQISMNAPVLVDIEGETDPLQIAMKELSQRKIPLVIRRYLPDGSYEDWGCDELIVDN, from the coding sequence ATGTCAGAGGACGAAGCTTTTAATGAACAAACagagaattttgaaaattttgaggACGAGCATTTCAGCGATgacaactttgaagatagaAGCACGCAACCGGAGGATTATGCGGTCGGTGTGACCGCAGATGGAAGGCAAATCATTAACGGAGATGGAATTCAGGAAGTTAATGGAACAATAAAAGCACATAGAAAAAGGTCGAATAAAGAACTCGCTATTCTCAAGGAAGAAAGGACCACAACACCTTACCTGACAAAATATGAACGTGCACGAATTCTGGGTACTAGAGCCTTGCAAATCTCCATGAACGCCCCGGTTTTGGTTGATATAGAAGGCGAAACAGATCCACTACAAATTGCCATGAAAGAACTTTCCCAGAGAAAAATCCCACTAGTTATCCGCAGGTATTTGCCCGATGGCTCATATGAAGATTGGGGGTGCGACGAATTAATAGTTGATAATTGA
- a CDS encoding Protein with ubiquitin-like N terminus, recognizes and binds damaged DNA (with Rad4p), translated as MKIVFKDLKKEKVILDVDPTDTILSAKEKLATVKNSDASKIKFVYSGKVLQDDKDFDAFKVKENDVIIFMLPSVFKKEEPKNLENRIDKTSTESSKTTTIAAPGIAVPPVPVNTSGSFNASTFAVGNDRENAIRNIMEMGYDRSQVEAALRAAFNNPDRAVEYLLTGLPVNNEEPIAGSRSAPNDGRSQPVSSTGVESTSTETAPGTDLFEAAAVASSGQQQRENTQRDDLMQIGELIQNNPEMVEPFLQQIASSNPQLAELIQQNPEEFMRALMEGDNGEGELEDEGVQIQVAPEEEAAINRLCELGFDRNLVVQVYFACDKNEEMTADLLFSEHID; from the exons ATGAAAATAGTTTTTAAAGATCttaaaaaagaaaaagtaatTCTAGATGTGGACCCGACCGATACT ATTCTTTCCGCCAAGGAGAAGCTAGCAACAGTGAAGAATTCCGATGCTTCTAAGATAAAATTTGTTTACTCAGGTAAGGTTCTACAAGATGATAAGGACTTTGACGCATTCAAAGTGAAGGAGAACGACGTAATCATTTTCATGCTTCCGAGcgttttcaaaaaagagGAACccaagaatttggagaATAGGATAGACAAGACTTCAACAGAATCTTCCAAAACAACAACTATAGCCGCTCCAGGTATTGCAGTGCCTCCAGTACCTGTCAATACGTCTGGTTCGTTTAATGCATCCACATTTGCGGTCGGAAATGATAGGGAGAATGCGATCAGAAATATTATGGAAATGGGCTACGATCGCTCACAAGTAGAAGCCGCCTTGAGAGCTGCTTTCAACAATCCTGACAGAGCAGTAGAATATTTGCTTACAGGTCTTCCAGTAAACAATGAAGAGCCGATTGCAGGATCCAGATCGGCTCCAAATGATGGCCGAAGCCAACCAGTTTCAAGTACAGGTGTTGAATCTACGTCCACTGAGACGGCGCCTGGAACAGACCTATTCGAAGCTGCCGCGGTGGCCAGTAGTGGTCAACAACAGCGAGAAAATACTCAGCGTGACGATTTAATGCAGATTGGGGAACTCATTCAGAATAACCCAGAAATGGTAGAACCTTTCCTTCAGCAAATTGCTAGCTCCAATCCCCAATTGGCAGAGCTTATTCAGCAGAATCCAGAAGAGTTTATGAGGGCATTAATGGAAGGTGATAATGGTGAGGGAGAACTAGAAGATGAAGGTGTTCAGATACAAGTAGCACCTGAGGAAGAAGCAGCAATTAACAGATTATGTGAGCTTGGTTTCGATCGTAACCTTGTTGTACAGGTGTACTTCGCCTGTGacaaaaatgaagaaatgACCGCCGATCTCTTATTTAGTGAGCATATAGACTAG
- a CDS encoding Transcription factor IIIA (TFIIIA), essential protein with nine C2H2 Zn-fingers: MLYQCLECDKTYKKPSLLAQHARSHTNNRPFSCLLCKETFLRKDHLKRHALKHLPNDDKPFQCKLCKKGFNLSQHLSRHEKTHVPTFQCTFADCNETFSWPQSLKAHIKWVHHKDEQKCHFCSKRFTRKDRLSLHVDRHHGDQVVNRFSCTHQGCFQSFKDCHKLREHETQAHGDETFSFTFSKPYRYSCLRDPTNSDEVPPIMNAWRCRNCDSNVFSEKEHLLNHYNKVHNYVPYWLAVEDTAVLVPTRRIVVGKEFAFPEDDKITGEILTQRMNLEAHIVRQHRSNQLMNITSGNHLSTLIASNYDVRPIRCTFKHCNRCFRRQYDLRRHLKWHYYYKERMGISLGQAESSSDTANS, translated from the coding sequence ATGTTGTACCAATGTTTAGAGTGTGATAAGACCTACAAGAAACCTTCACTTTTAGCGCAACATGCCAGGTCACATACCAACAACCGACCATTTTCTTGCTTATTGTGCAAGGAAACTTTTTTAAGGAAAGATCACTTGAAAAGGCATGCACTTAAGCACCTACCCAATGACGATAAACCTTTCCAGTGCAAACTTTGTAAAAAGGGATTTAATTTATCCCAACATCTTTCTCGCCATGAAAAAACACATGTACCAACGTTCCAGTGTACCTTTGCGGATTGTAATGAGACATTCTCCTGGCCGCAATCGCTTAAGGCTCATATTAAATGGGTTCATCACAAAGATGAACAGAAATGTCATTTTTGCTCTAAGCGTTTTACTAGAAAAGACCGCCTATCTCTGCATGTTGATCGACACCATGGTGATCAGGTTGTCAATAGGTTTTCATGTACTCATCAGGGTTGCTTTCAGAGTTTTAAGGATTGTCATAAGTTGAGAGAGCATGAAACTCAAGCACATGGTGATgaaactttctcttttaCATTTTCGAAACCATATAGGTACTCATGCCTACGGGATCCTACAAATAGCGATGAAGTTCCACCAATCATGAATGCTTGGCGTTGTCGTAATTGTGACTCGAATGTATTCAGTGAAAAGGAACACCTATTAAACCACTATAATAAAGTACACAATTACGTACCATACTGGTTAGCGGTCGAGGATACGGCTGTGCTGGTGCCGACTCGGAGAATTGTAGTTGGAAAGGAATTCGCATTTCCAGAAGATGACAAAATTACTGGGGAAATATTAACCCAGAGAATGAATCTGGAGGCACACATAGTTCGTCAACACAGGTCTAATCAGTTAATGAACATTACTTCTGGGAATCATCTTTCAACGCTGATAGCATCCAACTATGACGTAAGGCCCATACGATGTACCTTTAAGCATTGCAATCGATGTTTCAGGAGACAATACGATTTACGAAGACATTTAAAATGGCATTACTATTACAAAGAGAGGATGGGAATTTCTCTGGGCCAAGCGGAAAGTTCATCGGATACGGCGAATAGTTGA
- a CDS encoding Protein that recognizes and binds damaged DNA in an ATP-dependent manner (with Rad16p) gives MSRRRADKKENEPEVRGPNSALTAFLREQGIDAGAIRRRYEQSLLTERNEQTSHLHEQEEPFQENEIILAAIEKRRRRRTDANSDSGYSDSSFSSDDVKDSHYCMNCDREFKITVYSKKLEKDGKVGYLCTECTRFQVDQERRKKKTAFEARKKRKKLASALLNRQELKIPSLQDICIKLLSKHIDDVHALGDISVVSLNKISRILSKNRSLNNRTMMLFLDVTLKHLEFWDCSNIDMAYLDKITAFCPKLESMTLNMCGQLHNSNLISFAQNLLDLNSIVLNGPFLISEPTWVQFFELMNARLKLFHVSNTHRFSGDSLQSLLTNCGTSLESLSLSRLDGLMSKAAYDVLPYHLRNLKHLDLSNPFKENLIDDNLIMSILSVNGESIETLLLDGCSGLTDLFLVKGVKRYCSSLKRISLESLDQVTDSGLTQLFGGWTINSGLIEVNLKRCFGLGDRGILTFLNHSASSLVSLNLNSVYSLSHTLFQTLSRTLKLPLLTALDLGFVRSVDDKAIAILSRICPKLKELEVYGNNRCTQRARIRRGLKVLGRQSDSI, from the coding sequence ATGTCCAGAAGAAGGGCTGAcaagaaggaaaatgaacCTGAAGTAAGAGGCCCTAATAGTGCTCTGACTGCGTTTTTAAGAGAACAGGGGATTGATGCTGGTGCGATTAGAAGACGTTATGAACAAAGTTTGTTGACTGAACGTAACGAGCAAACGAGTCACTTGCATGAGCAAGAAGAACCctttcaagagaatgagATCATACTGGCAGCAATTGAGAAGAGAAGACGCAGGAGGACAGATGCCAATTCAGATAGTGGTTATTCAGACTCAAGTTTCAGCAGTGACGACGTGAAAGATTCTCATTATTGTATGAATTGCGATAGGGAGTTTAAAATTACTGTctattcaaaaaagttAGAGAAAGATGGAAAAGTTGGTTATTTATGCACTGAATGCACAAGGTTTCAAGTAGACCAAGAAcgaaggaagaagaaaaccGCATTCGAAGccaggaagaagagaaaaaagctAGCTTCTGCTTTGTTAAACAGACAGGAACTTAAAATTCCCAGCTTGCAAGACATTTGTATTAAACTTCTAAGCAAGCACATTGACGATGTTCATGCACTAGGGGACATCAGTGTGGTTAGCTTGAACAAAATTAGTCGGATCCTATCTAAGAACCGCTCCCTTAACAATAGGACCATGATGTTGTTTCTGGACGTCACTTTGAAACACTTGGAATTTTGGGACTGTTCAAACATAGATATGGCATACTTGGACAAGATCACCGCATTTTGTCCAAAGTTAGAATCAATGACGTTGAACATGTGTGGGCAATTACATAATAGCAACCTGATCTCTTTTGCCCAGAATCTTTTGGATTTAAACTCTATTGTACTGAATGGTCCGTTTTTGATTAGCGAACCAACTTGGGTgcaattctttgaactgATGAATGCGAGATTAAAGTTATTTCATGTATCGAACACTCATAGATTCTCAGGTGATTCTCTCCAGAGTTTACTAACTAACTGTGGAACTAGCCTCGAGTCTCTTTCTTTAAGTCGACTTGATGGTCTTATGTCCAAGGCTGCATACGATGTTTTGCCCTATCACTTGAGGAATTTAAAACATTTAGATCTTTCCAACccattcaaagaaaatctgATTGACGATAATTTGATTATGAGTATTCTCTCGGTGAATGGTGAATCTATAGAGACGCTTCTATTGGATGGATGTTCTGGTCTAACTGATTTGTTTTTAGTCAAAGGTGTTAAAAGATActgttcttctttaaaAAGGATCAGTTTAGAGTCGCTTGACCAAGTTACTGATAGCGGCCTTACACAGTTATTTGGTGGTTGGACCATAAATAGCGGATTGATTGAAGTCAATTTGAAACGGTGTTTTGGCTTGGGAGACAGAGGTATAttgacatttttgaaccattctgcatcttctttggtgagTCTGAACCTCAATTCTGTGTACAGCTTGAGCCATACTTTGTTTCAAACTTTGTCGAGAACTCTAAAACTTCCCCTATTGACCGCACTCGATTTGGGATTTGTTCGATCGGTGGACGACAAGGCGATTGCAATTTTGTCGAGAATTTGTCCTaagttgaaagagttggaagTTTATGGAAACAACAGGTGTACTCAAAGAGCGAGGATAAGACGTGGCCTCAAAGTGTTGGGAAGACAAAGTGATAGTATATAG
- a CDS encoding Gluconolactonase putatively involved in growth regulation, with amino-acid sequence MVFKFLDFNGRLTEGVKYDQRLNRLYWVDIIAVEIHFVHLLDSSPIDDYSEEECYRIQSTHRVFNLQDFTDSIGFIGLTTNPGILIVAISQGYGLYDLSSETLTFKADYPQHDPTMRSNDGMIDGNGNMWIGTMSDFHQQTVEPKGKLYMIDGSAITAKIENAYISNGLRWNNGKLYWIDSLTFKLWCFDCNDLKTLSNRRPFIDFKKLLPEVDSPEPDGFTIAENGDFFVSVYNSQKVLHFDRNGQLLDAYSFPAKRITCCCIGGVNMDELFVTSANLNIESPQKFKSNFGDQGGALFRVKLNIKGIPENYYSLNMTDASPIHGF; translated from the coding sequence ATggttttcaagtttctaGATTTCAATGGAAGACTCACCGAAGGTGTCAAGTATGACCAACGATTAAATCGTCTGTATTGGGTGGATATCATTGCTGTAGAGATTCACTTTGTGCACTTATTGGATTCTAGTCCCATTGACGACTACTCCGAAGAGGAGTGTTACAGAATTCAATCTACTCATCGAGTTTTCAACTTACAGGACTTTACAGATTCAATCGGATTCATAGGGCTGACAACTAATCCTGGTATTCTAATCGTTGCTATTAGCCAGGGTTATGGGCTGTACGACTTATCTTCAGAAACATTAACATTTAAGGCCGATTATCCTCAACACGATCCGACAATGAGATCCAACGATGGCATGATTGATGGAAATGGCAATATGTGGATAGGCACAATGTCTgattttcatcaacaaacGGTAGAGCCCAAAGGTAAGCTATACATGATAGATGGTTCAGCTATCACAGCAAAGATTGAGAATGCGTATATCTCAAATGGCTTGCGCTGGAATAACGGAAAGTTGTACTGGATAGACAGTCTGACGTTTAAGCTCTGGTGCTTCGATTGTAACGATTTAAAGACGCTGTCTAACCGGAGGCCATTTATCGACTTCAAGAAACTTCTTCCTGAAGTAGACTCACCAGAGCCAGATGGATTTACTATTGCTGAAAACGGagatttttttgtttcGGTCTATAATTCACAGAAAGTGCTCCATTTTGATAGGAATGGACAACTACTAGACGCGTACAGTTTTCCAGCGAAACGAATAACTTGCTGCTGCATTGGTGGTGTTAATATGGATGAACTTTTCGTCACTAGCGCCAACCTTAATATTGAAAGTCCTCAGAAATTTAAATCAAATTTCGGTGATCAGGGTGGCGCCTTATTTAGAGTGAAGTTAAACATTAAAGGGATTCCAGAGAACTACTATAGCTTAAATATGACTGACGCTTCACCGATTCACGGATTCTAG